One Firmicutes bacterium CAG:345 genomic window carries:
- a CDS encoding unknown (no significant homology to UniProt) translates to MKKKSRVLLVLLICILTSCSNSSRPNGDNDIPEASYVEYYKQQIGDITYTYSIPKYGVALQNRYKVLFGTGEYKIWNFEYDYIPNYIYNNGFTENVDEAVISFISYLNDNIEDFESKTNTENLYFYTPDVKVSLSKSLNNYFSKASVIFDVTYISFFLRFNFNSIVIQLPCKTNFYLTDGEKVDLGNNQMLGLKEFDEKHIREE, encoded by the coding sequence ATGAAAAAGAAAAGTAGAGTATTATTAGTTTTGTTGATATGTATATTAACTAGCTGTAGCAATTCAAGTAGACCTAATGGGGATAATGATATTCCAGAAGCAAGCTATGTTGAATATTATAAGCAACAGATAGGTGATATAACTTATACATATTCAATACCTAAATATGGTGTTGCTCTTCAAAATAGATATAAAGTTCTTTTTGGAACAGGGGAATATAAGATTTGGAATTTTGAATATGATTATATTCCTAATTATATTTACAATAACGGATTTACTGAAAATGTAGATGAAGCAGTTATTAGTTTCATTTCTTATCTCAATGATAATATTGAAGATTTTGAAAGCAAAACAAATACTGAAAATCTTTATTTTTATACCCCTGATGTTAAGGTATCTTTATCTAAATCTTTGAACAATTATTTTTCTAAGGCATCAGTGATTTTTGATGTTACCTATATTTCGTTTTTTTTGCGTTTCAATTTTAATTCAATTGTAATTCAACTTCCCTGTAAAACTAATTTTTATTTAACTGATGGTGAGAAAGTAGATCTTGGAAATAATCAAATGTTAGGTTTAAAAGAATTCGATGAAAAACATATAAGGGAGGAATAA
- a CDS encoding dNA-binding protein (product inferred by homology to UniProt) → MDKYKFGNFIYERRKKLNLTQDELGRKLGVTNKAVSKWETGETLPDIVILESLAKILECSIDELLTQQPYESNVEKKQKKNFKISFIVNVISFFLLMISLIFIIFFSIKNQNDINDNDLTLYNFKKYLNYEKLYKFETKSENEFELISSLEVDENYEPLSDIKVNAEITVHLSYLDSNGDINYFSFLEKEIEYTIPQDSRQTFGKLSLKPSFNLDFKGLLSLSVEYQLTEVYGFFKEIKQ, encoded by the coding sequence ATGGATAAGTACAAGTTTGGTAACTTCATATATGAAAGACGAAAAAAATTAAATCTTACTCAAGACGAATTAGGTCGAAAACTTGGAGTTACAAACAAGGCTGTATCTAAATGGGAAACTGGGGAAACCTTACCTGATATTGTTATTCTTGAATCCTTGGCCAAAATTCTTGAGTGCAGTATCGATGAGCTATTAACTCAACAACCATATGAATCTAATGTTGAAAAAAAGCAAAAAAAGAATTTTAAAATTTCATTTATTGTTAATGTGATTTCATTTTTTCTTCTTATGATATCGTTAATTTTTATCATTTTCTTTTCGATAAAAAATCAAAATGATATTAATGATAATGATTTAACTTTATATAATTTTAAAAAATATTTAAATTATGAAAAATTGTACAAATTTGAAACAAAAAGTGAAAATGAATTTGAGCTTATTTCATCTTTGGAAGTTGATGAAAATTATGAACCGTTATCTGATATTAAAGTTAATGCGGAAATAACTGTTCATTTATCCTATTTAGATTCTAATGGGGATATTAATTATTTTTCGTTTCTTGAAAAAGAAATAGAGTATACGATTCCTCAAGATTCTCGACAAACCTTCGGTAAACTATCTCTTAAACCTTCCTTTAATTTAGATTTTAAAGGATTACTAAGTCTATCGGTTGAATATCAATTAACAGAAGTCTATGGTTTTTTTAAGGAAATAAAGCAATGA
- a CDS encoding flavoredoxin (product inferred by homology to UniProt): protein MRKILEQQTLLYPMPVLIIGTYDENGKADAMNAAWGGIKDTNQIYICLSPEHKTVKNLLKTKAITVSMGTSEQVVACDYVGIASGNREENKIEKTGWTVSKAHSVNAPIFEELPFALECEVESYDEESCMLVANIKNISCDEKILTDKNKIDVKKLRPITFDSSNNTYIELGDVVGQAFKDGLKLK from the coding sequence ATGAGAAAAATTTTAGAACAGCAAACTTTATTATATCCGATGCCAGTTCTAATTATTGGTACTTATGATGAAAATGGAAAAGCTGATGCAATGAACGCAGCATGGGGTGGAATAAAAGATACAAATCAAATTTATATTTGTTTATCACCTGAACATAAAACTGTAAAAAATTTATTGAAAACGAAGGCAATAACTGTAAGTATGGGAACTTCTGAACAGGTTGTTGCTTGTGATTATGTTGGAATAGCTAGTGGAAATAGAGAAGAAAACAAAATTGAAAAAACTGGTTGGACAGTTTCAAAAGCCCACAGTGTAAATGCTCCTATTTTTGAAGAATTGCCATTTGCTTTAGAATGTGAAGTTGAAAGTTACGATGAAGAATCTTGCATGTTAGTTGCAAATATAAAGAATATTTCATGCGATGAGAAAATATTAACTGACAAAAATAAAATCGATGTAAAAAAATTGAGACCGATTACTTTTGATTCATCCAATAATACATATATTGAATTGGGGGACGTTGTCGGTCAAGCTTTTAAGGATGGCTTAAAATTAAAATAA
- a CDS encoding uncharacterized protein (product inferred by homology to UniProt) yields the protein MSFVITIGREYGSGGRYIASELAKKLNVNFYDGKLLEKVAEKAGFSLDYVQSNDEKKDNYFFGYNMFSSEVMSAAQRVATEQFKVIEHLAQTESCVIVGRCSNYILRDHNNVVNVFIYAQMKEKIARAVKYYNLKEKKAKEMIEKIDKQRASYFNFFTNMKWGRRENYDLCINSSIGIKECTDLIIQYLKYRFPNENI from the coding sequence ATGTCTTTTGTTATTACTATTGGTCGTGAATATGGTTCAGGTGGTCGTTATATTGCTAGTGAATTAGCAAAAAAATTAAATGTAAACTTTTACGATGGAAAACTTTTGGAAAAAGTTGCTGAAAAAGCAGGCTTCTCATTAGATTATGTTCAATCTAATGATGAGAAAAAAGATAATTACTTTTTTGGATATAATATGTTTTCTAGCGAAGTTATGTCGGCAGCTCAAAGAGTTGCAACTGAACAATTTAAAGTTATAGAACATCTTGCACAGACTGAATCGTGCGTAATAGTTGGAAGATGTTCAAATTATATTCTTCGCGATCATAATAATGTTGTAAATGTGTTTATTTATGCTCAAATGAAAGAAAAAATTGCCAGGGCTGTTAAATACTATAATCTGAAAGAGAAAAAAGCAAAAGAAATGATAGAAAAAATTGATAAACAAAGAGCTTCATATTTTAATTTTTTTACTAATATGAAATGGGGAAGAAGAGAAAATTATGATCTTTGTATCAATTCATCTATTGGAATTAAAGAGTGTACTGATTTGATAATTCAATATTTAAAATATCGTTTTCCAAATGAAAATATATAA
- a CDS encoding mATE efflux family protein (product inferred by homology to UniProt) encodes MSLGNGITQGVVSMTSQNYGAKNIQNIKKTFYYGLILSAGIVIIGGLLSIALAEPLLKLFTETDAALEAGKQRLYIMVSLYFTQAIMSCCSCHLQGMKYTMTPAIITLFGCVILRIVYIYTIYRMIPELQTLSWLYATYPISWAFTDAIYFVTIKIVWDKTFKKLKKSE; translated from the coding sequence ATGTCTTTAGGAAATGGTATAACTCAAGGTGTTGTATCAATGACTAGTCAAAATTATGGTGCCAAGAATATTCAAAATATCAAAAAGACATTTTATTATGGTTTAATTCTTTCTGCTGGAATTGTAATAATTGGTGGATTATTATCAATTGCTTTAGCAGAACCACTTTTAAAATTATTCACAGAAACAGATGCTGCACTAGAAGCTGGCAAACAACGTCTTTATATTATGGTTAGTTTATACTTCACTCAAGCAATTATGAGTTGCTGTTCATGTCACCTTCAAGGAATGAAATATACAATGACTCCAGCAATAATCACGTTATTCGGCTGTGTCATTTTAAGAATAGTTTATATCTATACAATTTATCGTATGATTCCAGAATTACAAACACTTTCCTGGCTATATGCAACCTATCCAATTAGTTGGGCTTTCACAGATGCAATATATTTTGTAACTATAAAAATTGTTTGGGACAAAACTTTCAAGAAACTAAAAAAAAGCGAGTAA
- a CDS encoding putative aminotransferase B (product inferred by homology to UniProt) has product MKYNFDEIINRQNCNSLKWDIKEGELPMWVADMDFKVCPEILEAIHKKIDVGALGYSIIPEEWYKSYISFWKERYSFDIDKSWLCFVTGVIPAISTAVRRFTDVGDNIVCLTPVYNIFFHSIENNKRNTIECPLIYKDYKYSINFEILEEIFKLEKTKMLILCNPHNPIGKIWSKEELIKIADLAKKYEVVVLSDEIHGPLTDPDKNYIPFASTCQNAQDISITAISCSKAFNLAGLQSAAVIVPNSTLRNIMFKGINDDEVGEPNIIAMEGTIAAFNKGQQWLDELRQYIYDNKMLVKQFLNKKLPKFKLVESEATYLLWIDITRTGKKSDELQKDIRDKTGLYLSGGTQYRGNGYNFLRMNIAMPRVLVQDGLDRLNEYFKKYGK; this is encoded by the coding sequence ATGAAATATAATTTTGATGAGATTATTAATAGACAAAATTGCAATTCATTGAAATGGGATATCAAAGAAGGTGAGTTACCGATGTGGGTTGCTGATATGGATTTTAAAGTATGTCCAGAAATTCTTGAAGCGATACATAAAAAAATTGATGTCGGTGCATTAGGGTATTCCATTATTCCAGAAGAATGGTATAAATCATATATTTCTTTTTGGAAAGAAAGATATTCTTTTGATATAGATAAATCTTGGCTTTGTTTTGTTACAGGAGTTATTCCAGCTATTTCTACAGCGGTCAGAAGATTTACTGATGTTGGAGATAATATTGTATGTTTGACACCAGTATATAATATTTTCTTTCACTCAATAGAAAATAATAAAAGAAATACTATTGAATGTCCATTGATTTATAAGGATTATAAATATTCGATTAACTTTGAAATATTAGAAGAAATTTTTAAATTAGAAAAAACAAAGATGTTAATCTTATGTAATCCTCATAATCCAATAGGAAAGATATGGTCGAAAGAAGAATTGATTAAAATAGCTGATTTAGCTAAAAAATATGAAGTTGTAGTTTTAAGTGATGAAATTCATGGACCTTTAACTGATCCTGATAAAAATTATATTCCATTTGCTTCAACATGCCAAAATGCTCAGGATATTTCCATTACTGCTATTTCTTGTAGTAAAGCGTTTAATTTAGCTGGATTACAATCGGCAGCAGTTATAGTTCCTAATTCAACTCTCCGCAATATTATGTTTAAGGGCATAAATGATGATGAAGTTGGTGAACCTAATATTATTGCGATGGAAGGAACGATAGCAGCATTTAATAAAGGCCAACAATGGCTTGATGAATTAAGACAATATATCTATGATAATAAAATGCTCGTTAAACAATTTTTGAACAAAAAATTACCTAAATTTAAGCTTGTTGAAAGCGAAGCAACATATTTATTATGGATTGATATTACAAGAACTGGTAAAAAATCTGATGAATTGCAAAAAGATATTCGTGATAAAACTGGTCTATATCTTTCAGGCGGTACTCAATATAGGGGAAATGGTTATAATTTTTTACGAATGAATATAGCTATGCCTAGAGTTTTAGTTCAGGATGGTTTAGATAGATTGAACGAATACTTTAAAAAATATGGCAAATAA
- a CDS encoding putative uncharacterized protein (product inferred by homology to UniProt) encodes MDIIKNKVLVGERALFQIENAEIEDCTFEDGESPLKESKNNHIQNSTFSWKYPIWYSNNIKVENSVFNETARSGIWYTENISIINSKIDCPKIFRRSKNIYLENCNLNNASESLWNCDGFSAKDIYVRGDYFGMNSKNITVDNMTIDGNYVFDGGKNIVIKNSHLNSKDAFWNCENVVIINCEIDGEYFGWNSKNITIIDSTISSLQGFCYMENLAMKNCILKDTTLAFEYSTVEVEINSKIDSVKNPYGGTIRAKEIGEIILEDKKIDPKKTNIIITR; translated from the coding sequence ATGGATATTATTAAGAATAAAGTTTTAGTTGGAGAAAGAGCTCTTTTTCAAATTGAAAATGCTGAAATTGAAGACTGCACATTTGAAGATGGTGAATCTCCTTTAAAAGAAAGTAAGAATAATCATATACAAAATTCAACTTTTTCTTGGAAATATCCGATTTGGTATTCAAATAACATCAAAGTAGAAAATAGTGTTTTTAATGAAACTGCTCGTTCAGGAATTTGGTATACAGAGAATATATCCATAATAAATTCAAAGATAGATTGTCCTAAAATATTTAGAAGGTCAAAAAATATATATTTGGAAAATTGCAATTTGAATAATGCCAGTGAATCTTTATGGAATTGTGATGGTTTTTCTGCTAAAGACATATATGTACGTGGTGATTATTTTGGAATGAATTCAAAAAATATTACTGTTGATAATATGACGATTGATGGTAATTATGTTTTTGATGGTGGTAAAAATATAGTAATAAAAAATAGTCATTTAAATTCCAAAGATGCTTTTTGGAATTGTGAAAATGTTGTGATTATAAACTGTGAAATCGATGGGGAATATTTTGGCTGGAATTCAAAAAATATAACGATAATAGATTCGACAATTTCTTCTTTGCAAGGATTTTGTTATATGGAAAATTTAGCGATGAAAAATTGTATTTTAAAAGATACAACATTAGCTTTTGAATATTCGACAGTTGAAGTTGAAATTAATAGTAAAATCGATAGTGTAAAAAATCCATATGGTGGAACAATAAGAGCTAAAGAAATTGGAGAAATAATTTTAGAAGATAAGAAGATTGATCCGAAAAAAACAAATATAATAATTACAAGGTAA
- a CDS encoding putative uncharacterized protein (product inferred by homology to UniProt), whose translation MKKKTILITLFSSIFILISSVIAFLIYDFHYEFNGIRTADENSFSLKFSSMNSSDNHELNLKQNNSLNIFFSINKGKANLIITYLENNSTLFKGKNITVGKFLLDIKDDGNYLLSVYAKHASGFINIMKNSGE comes from the coding sequence ATGAAAAAAAAGACAATATTAATCACACTATTTAGCTCTATATTCATACTTATTAGCAGTGTCATAGCTTTTCTTATTTATGATTTTCACTATGAATTTAATGGTATTAGAACAGCTGATGAAAATTCTTTTTCCTTAAAATTTTCTTCGATGAATTCCTCAGATAATCACGAATTAAATTTAAAACAAAACAACTCATTAAACATTTTCTTTTCGATTAATAAAGGAAAAGCAAATCTTATTATTACTTATTTAGAAAATAATTCAACCTTATTTAAAGGTAAAAATATAACAGTAGGTAAATTTCTTCTCGATATAAAAGATGATGGAAACTATCTTCTTTCAGTATATGCTAAACACGCCTCGGGCTTTATTAATATAATGAAAAACAGTGGAGAATAA
- a CDS encoding aBC-type multidrug transport system ATPase component (product inferred by homology to UniProt) produces the protein MENMIEIKNLYKQFGDIQAVNNLSFKVKKGELFAFLGVNGAGKSTTINIICGQLKKDKGEILITGKSLDENPTFFKNILGVVFQTSVLDKDLTVYDNLQSRASLYGIIGKDFQNRLNKLSEILSFKDLLKRPLGKLSGGQKRRIDIARALIHKPKILILDEPTTGLDPQTRTLLWDVINNLRKEEGLTVFLTTHYMEEAADADYVVIINHGQIAAEGTPLDLKNKYTGDFLTLYNVNEEEIKQLNLKYTKIHNGFKIEIPNTSFATKLIYNYPELFQDYEIIKGKMDDVFLQVTGQNLTGEKK, from the coding sequence ATGGAAAACATGATTGAAATTAAAAATTTATATAAGCAGTTTGGTGATATTCAGGCAGTTAATAATCTATCTTTCAAAGTAAAAAAAGGTGAATTATTTGCTTTTTTAGGTGTAAATGGCGCTGGTAAATCAACAACAATCAACATTATTTGCGGTCAATTAAAAAAAGATAAAGGCGAAATACTTATTACAGGAAAAAGCTTAGATGAAAATCCAACTTTTTTCAAAAATATTTTAGGAGTGGTTTTTCAGACTTCTGTTTTAGATAAGGATCTAACAGTTTATGACAATTTGCAAAGTCGTGCTTCCTTATATGGAATTATTGGAAAAGACTTTCAAAATCGATTAAATAAATTATCAGAGATTTTAAGTTTTAAAGATCTTTTAAAACGGCCTCTTGGAAAACTTTCAGGCGGGCAAAAAAGAAGAATTGATATCGCCAGGGCTCTAATCCATAAACCAAAGATATTAATTCTCGATGAGCCTACAACTGGATTAGATCCTCAAACACGAACATTATTATGGGATGTCATCAATAATTTAAGAAAAGAAGAAGGCTTAACAGTATTTTTAACAACTCATTATATGGAAGAAGCTGCCGATGCAGATTATGTCGTAATTATAAATCATGGACAAATTGCTGCTGAAGGTACACCGCTTGATTTAAAAAATAAATACACTGGCGATTTTTTAACACTTTATAATGTGAATGAAGAAGAAATAAAACAATTGAACCTCAAATACACTAAAATACATAATGGTTTTAAAATAGAAATTCCCAATACATCTTTTGCTACGAAACTTATCTATAATTATCCAGAATTATTTCAAGATTACGAGATTATAAAAGGAAAAATGGATGATGTATTTTTACAAGTTACCGGTCAAAATTTAACAGGAGAGAAAAAATGA
- a CDS encoding aBC-2 type transporter (product inferred by homology to UniProt) → MNSLIILCKRNIKIYFKDKGLFFCSLITPFILLVLYVTFLKNVYETSFLTAIESINIDVPKELINSFVGGQLVSSLLSVTCITVTFCSNLIMIKDKTSGAINDFKISPVKFKIVGLSYFLATLFSTLIINFSAMIICFIYLACTGWCLSFISIIKIIINIILLTTFGTALSSCINHFLTTDGQSSAAGTIVSAGYGFICGAYMPISSFNKGLQNFLGFLPGTYGTSLMKNCFLEGSLSKMIELGFPQEAINGIKDSVDCNLYFFGNSVNILTMYIILISSIIAFIGIYILINVFSGYKKNK, encoded by the coding sequence ATGAATAGCTTAATAATCCTCTGCAAAAGAAATATTAAAATATATTTCAAAGATAAAGGACTATTTTTTTGTTCTTTAATCACTCCTTTTATTCTTTTAGTTCTCTATGTAACATTTTTAAAAAATGTTTATGAAACTTCTTTTTTAACAGCTATAGAATCAATTAATATCGATGTTCCAAAAGAATTGATTAATAGTTTTGTTGGAGGACAACTAGTCTCATCTTTACTTTCAGTTACATGTATTACTGTCACATTTTGTTCAAACCTTATAATGATAAAAGATAAAACTAGTGGTGCTATAAATGATTTTAAAATCTCTCCTGTAAAATTTAAAATTGTTGGTTTGAGTTACTTTTTAGCGACTTTATTCTCAACTTTGATTATTAATTTTTCTGCCATGATTATTTGTTTCATCTATTTAGCTTGTACAGGATGGTGTTTATCTTTTATCAGCATAATAAAAATTATAATAAATATAATTTTACTCACAACATTTGGTACTGCCTTATCCTCCTGCATTAATCATTTTTTAACAACTGATGGTCAATCCTCCGCTGCCGGAACAATAGTTAGCGCAGGATATGGTTTTATTTGTGGCGCATATATGCCAATATCAAGTTTTAATAAAGGATTACAAAACTTTTTAGGTTTTCTACCAGGAACATATGGTACAAGCCTTATGAAAAATTGCTTCTTAGAAGGAAGTTTATCAAAAATGATAGAACTTGGATTTCCACAAGAAGCAATTAATGGAATTAAAGATAGTGTAGACTGCAATTTATATTTCTTTGGTAATAGCGTTAATATTCTTACAATGTATATAATTTTAATTTCAAGTATAATCGCTTTTATCGGAATATACATACTGATAAACGTTTTTTCCGGGTACAAAAAAAATAAGTAA
- a CDS encoding unknown (no significant homology to UniProt), translating to MSKQYMEFLEYVNVDFKEKTLKETAFIAKQGEELAKQEFFSRIQPIIDRLSLTYSRKFGYPVEDYMDELYLAAYKALNSYQEEQGDFEHFIRSYLSNSIKWLTYEKSRKLKREYKYIIDIESLSLVDACPIDIKDPYVPGIKELTEKQDTKILMKKLKSFVDDNCNMEERMVLSDIAYNRFSVSRAADILNLSNSGAYRHVVSLMKKMKEYLED from the coding sequence ATGAGCAAGCAGTACATGGAATTTTTAGAATATGTCAATGTTGATTTTAAAGAAAAAACATTGAAAGAAACAGCATTTATTGCCAAGCAAGGGGAAGAATTAGCAAAACAAGAATTTTTCTCGAGAATTCAACCGATTATCGATAGATTATCCTTAACTTATTCAAGAAAATTTGGATATCCTGTTGAAGATTATATGGATGAACTATATTTGGCTGCTTATAAGGCGTTGAATAGCTATCAAGAAGAGCAAGGAGATTTTGAACATTTTATTCGTTCATATTTATCTAATTCAATAAAATGGTTGACATATGAAAAAAGCCGAAAATTGAAAAGGGAGTATAAATATATTATTGATATTGAATCACTTTCATTGGTTGATGCGTGTCCTATAGATATTAAAGACCCGTATGTTCCAGGTATTAAAGAACTTACAGAAAAACAAGATACGAAAATCTTGATGAAGAAATTAAAAAGCTTTGTAGATGATAACTGTAATATGGAAGAAAGAATGGTTTTATCTGATATAGCTTATAATAGATTTTCTGTTTCTAGAGCTGCTGATATTTTAAATTTGTCAAATAGTGGTGCTTATAGACATGTTGTTTCTTTGATGAAAAAGATGAAGGAATATCTTGAAGATTAA
- a CDS encoding 23S rRNA methyltransferase (product inferred by homology to UniProt), which produces MKSSFDMVYGLNSVRSVLDGTRKIEKVLMTKQKENSEIFNKCANKNVPFKIVDKKELDSITKFGNHQGFVAFVEPFKYKDLKDFLNEKKEEQPLILILDGIEDPNNFGSLIRTSAAFGVDAIIISKDRQIQMTPTVTKVSTGAEEFVSIIQVTNIVQAMNTLKKNGYWIVTADGRGDRLYDEIDYKGKMAIVIGSEGRGASRLTLENSDFIARIPIQGPITSLNAAVAGAIMISGAIQSRRK; this is translated from the coding sequence ATGAAAAGTAGTTTTGATATGGTTTATGGCTTAAATTCAGTTAGAAGTGTTTTAGATGGAACACGAAAAATTGAAAAAGTCTTGATGACAAAACAAAAAGAAAACAGCGAAATATTTAATAAATGTGCTAATAAAAATGTCCCTTTTAAAATTGTTGATAAAAAAGAATTAGATTCTATAACAAAGTTTGGAAATCATCAGGGATTTGTAGCTTTTGTTGAACCATTTAAATATAAAGATTTAAAAGATTTTTTAAATGAAAAAAAAGAAGAACAACCTTTGATTTTAATATTAGATGGAATAGAAGATCCAAATAATTTTGGATCGCTTATAAGAACATCTGCTGCATTTGGGGTAGATGCAATTATAATTTCCAAAGATAGACAAATTCAAATGACTCCAACTGTTACAAAAGTCAGTACGGGTGCTGAAGAATTTGTTTCAATAATCCAAGTGACAAATATTGTCCAAGCGATGAATACTTTAAAGAAAAATGGATACTGGATTGTTACTGCAGATGGAAGAGGAGACCGTTTATATGATGAAATTGATTATAAAGGAAAGATGGCAATTGTTATAGGAAGTGAAGGAAGGGGAGCTAGTAGACTTACCTTAGAAAATAGTGATTTTATTGCTAGAATACCAATACAAGGTCCTATAACATCTTTAAATGCTGCTGTTGCAGGCGCAATTATGATTAGTGGAGCTATACAATCTAGAAGGAAATAA
- a CDS encoding mgtC/SapB transporter (product inferred by homology to UniProt), giving the protein MNALSIIESYPSELNPFDKWILSLVDNPSLGGWGVFLFFLITAVCTIICASIIGTEREIHGHAAGLRTHVLIALGASLIMGLSIFAFPVNNGYSRDSARLAAQVVSGIGFIGAGTIMQNGTGIRGLTTAASLWLCGGIGLAIGCGFILEGFLVTILSFAVLFLFVEIEKKTSKKNPEIVLILDAKTPALHVALQIAERLNVTVKHISSSLITYRDMDCLKMVIILEKVSESQVTAYSDNLREATKPLDLIYNNIRFD; this is encoded by the coding sequence ATGAACGCTTTATCCATTATTGAAAGTTATCCTAGTGAATTAAATCCATTTGATAAATGGATCTTAAGTTTAGTAGATAATCCTTCTTTAGGTGGATGGGGCGTTTTTTTGTTTTTCCTGATAACCGCTGTTTGTACTATTATATGCGCTTCAATTATTGGAACAGAAAGAGAAATTCACGGACATGCGGCAGGTTTAAGAACCCATGTTTTGATAGCTTTAGGTGCTTCTTTAATTATGGGATTATCCATTTTTGCTTTTCCTGTAAATAATGGATATAGTCGTGATTCCGCTCGTTTAGCTGCTCAAGTTGTTTCTGGTATAGGTTTTATCGGCGCTGGAACAATAATGCAAAATGGCACAGGAATTCGTGGTCTTACTACTGCAGCAAGCTTATGGCTTTGTGGTGGCATAGGATTAGCAATTGGGTGTGGCTTTATTTTGGAAGGATTTTTAGTAACAATACTTTCATTTGCTGTATTATTCTTGTTCGTTGAAATTGAAAAGAAGACGAGTAAAAAGAATCCAGAAATTGTATTGATTTTGGATGCTAAAACTCCAGCGCTTCATGTTGCTTTACAAATTGCCGAACGTTTGAATGTTACAGTAAAACATATCTCTTCTTCATTGATTACCTATAGAGATATGGATTGTTTGAAAATGGTTATTATTTTGGAAAAAGTTAGCGAATCTCAAGTTACTGCATATTCTGATAATTTAAGAGAAGCGACTAAGCCTTTAGATTTAATTTATAATAATATTAGATTTGATTAG